The following coding sequences lie in one Xanthomonas hortorum pv. pelargonii genomic window:
- a CDS encoding M23 family metallopeptidase has translation MALKKVVIKSRQTRTQRVVRQFQGFAADRPMVVLGAVLGLGMLIGVGASTATGMVTNSALQAKVAQQQVELAQAQRASQAQVNALAARMGELQAQATRLNALGERLTEMGKLKDGEFDFDAPVGVGGGDEPVSDMPVESLKETLGQVEQQFSASGQQLNVLASLMFDHQLEQNSVPSRMPIRNTYITSGFGGRADPFDGGSAFHKGVDFHANVGDPVMSVADGVVSYAGVRGGYGNVVEVDHGNGYVTRYAHNSRLVVKVGDLVRAGQQVARAGSSGRSTGAHVHFEVWADGRVVNPRKFLGDTNTPVGRRGRG, from the coding sequence ATGGCGTTGAAGAAAGTTGTAATCAAATCTCGGCAAACCCGGACCCAGCGTGTGGTCCGACAGTTCCAGGGCTTCGCCGCAGATCGACCGATGGTAGTCCTCGGCGCGGTGTTGGGCTTGGGGATGTTGATCGGCGTCGGTGCCAGCACCGCCACCGGCATGGTGACCAATTCCGCGCTGCAGGCCAAGGTCGCGCAGCAGCAGGTCGAGCTGGCCCAGGCGCAGCGCGCTTCGCAGGCGCAGGTCAATGCACTGGCCGCGCGCATGGGCGAGTTGCAGGCGCAGGCCACCCGCCTCAATGCCTTGGGCGAGCGGCTGACCGAAATGGGCAAGTTGAAGGACGGCGAGTTCGACTTCGATGCGCCGGTGGGTGTCGGTGGCGGCGATGAACCGGTCAGCGACATGCCGGTGGAATCGCTCAAGGAGACGCTAGGGCAAGTGGAACAGCAGTTTTCCGCCTCCGGCCAGCAATTGAACGTGCTTGCCTCGCTGATGTTCGATCATCAGCTCGAGCAGAACTCGGTGCCCTCGCGGATGCCGATCCGCAACACCTACATCACCTCGGGCTTTGGCGGCCGCGCCGATCCGTTCGACGGCGGTTCGGCCTTCCACAAGGGTGTGGACTTCCACGCCAACGTGGGCGACCCGGTGATGTCGGTCGCCGATGGCGTGGTCAGCTACGCCGGGGTGCGCGGCGGCTATGGCAACGTGGTGGAAGTGGATCACGGCAATGGCTACGTGACCCGCTACGCGCATAACTCGCGGCTGGTAGTGAAGGTGGGCGATCTGGTGCGCGCCGGCCAGCAGGTGGCCAGGGCCGGTTCCAGCGGCCGTTCCACCGGCGCACACGTGCATTTCGAAGTGTGGGCGGACGGGCGGGTGGTCAATCCGCGCAAGTTCCTGGGCGACACCAACACGCCGGTGGGACGCCGCGGGCGCGGTTGA
- a CDS encoding DUF721 domain-containing protein: MSVMSKPKSNARNPSAPQPAIEAALGEKAGDPLRRALWLDALDRQLRPLLPPHLATRCRLANVRGEQLVFLVDSPVWHAKLRLAETQLLDAARSIGLKATAVTIKTITTPLHSPMPQNRERPRPVSEATHKGLRDALASLQDVPPTKR; encoded by the coding sequence ATGAGTGTCATGTCCAAGCCCAAGTCCAACGCACGCAACCCTTCCGCTCCACAACCGGCCATCGAGGCCGCGTTGGGTGAAAAGGCTGGCGACCCCTTGCGTCGCGCCTTGTGGCTCGATGCGCTGGACCGGCAGTTGCGCCCCCTGTTACCGCCTCATCTGGCCACCCGTTGCCGGTTGGCCAATGTCCGAGGCGAACAGCTGGTTTTTCTGGTTGATTCACCTGTCTGGCATGCCAAGTTGCGGCTTGCCGAGACCCAATTGTTGGATGCCGCCCGATCCATCGGACTGAAGGCCACCGCAGTGACCATCAAGACCATCACGACCCCGCTGCATTCCCCAATGCCGCAGAACCGTGAACGTCCACGCCCTGTTTCCGAGGCGACGCACAAAGGACTGCGCGACGCCTTGGCCTCCTTGCAGGACGTTCCACCGACCAAGCGGTGA
- the lpxC gene encoding UDP-3-O-acyl-N-acetylglucosamine deacetylase, with amino-acid sequence MTQQRTLKNTIRATGVGLHSGDKVYMTLRPAPVDHGVVFRRVDLEPVVEVPADAELVTETTLCTGLTCNGAKIQTVEHLMSALAGLGVDNVIVELSSAELPIMDGSSGPFVFLLQSAGIVEQNKAKRFIRIKHTVEVREGDKVARFEPYEGYKLGFTIEFNHPMIPAKQSRQEIEFSTSAYVKEISRARTFGFMRDLEYMRERNLGLGGSMDNAIVLDEFRVLNEDGLRYTNEFVRHKILDAIGDLYLAGGAILGAYEGFKSGHALNNKLVRALLADQAAWEWVSFPEGSVQPPVTYASPVYA; translated from the coding sequence ATGACCCAGCAACGCACTCTCAAAAACACCATTCGTGCCACCGGCGTCGGCCTGCATAGCGGCGACAAGGTGTATATGACGCTACGACCGGCTCCTGTCGATCATGGCGTGGTGTTCCGGCGTGTGGACCTGGAACCTGTCGTCGAAGTCCCCGCCGATGCCGAGCTGGTCACCGAGACCACGCTGTGCACCGGCTTGACCTGCAATGGCGCCAAGATCCAGACCGTGGAGCATCTGATGTCGGCATTGGCCGGCCTGGGTGTGGACAACGTCATCGTCGAACTGTCTTCGGCCGAGTTGCCGATCATGGATGGCTCGTCCGGCCCGTTCGTGTTCCTGCTGCAGTCGGCTGGCATCGTCGAGCAGAACAAGGCCAAGCGCTTCATCCGCATCAAGCACACGGTGGAAGTACGCGAGGGCGACAAGGTCGCGCGCTTCGAGCCATACGAGGGCTACAAGCTCGGTTTCACCATCGAATTCAATCACCCGATGATTCCGGCCAAGCAGTCGCGCCAGGAAATCGAGTTCTCCACCTCGGCTTACGTCAAGGAAATCTCGCGCGCCCGCACCTTCGGCTTCATGCGCGACCTTGAGTACATGCGCGAGCGCAATCTGGGCCTGGGCGGTTCGATGGACAACGCCATCGTGCTGGACGAGTTCCGCGTGCTCAACGAGGACGGCCTGCGGTACACCAACGAATTCGTGCGGCACAAGATCCTGGACGCCATCGGCGATCTGTATCTTGCCGGCGGCGCCATCCTGGGCGCCTACGAAGGCTTCAAATCCGGCCACGCGCTCAACAACAAGCTGGTGCGTGCGCTGCTGGCCGATCAAGCCGCCTGGGAATGGGTCAGCTTCCCAGAAGGCAGCGTGCAGCCGCCGGTCACCTACGCCAGCCCCGTCTACGCCTGA
- the ftsZ gene encoding cell division protein FtsZ has protein sequence MAHFELIEKMAPNAVIKVVGVGGGGGNAVAHMVNTNVDGVEFITANTDSQAIKNCGAKLQLQLGTNVTKGLGAGANPEVGRQAALEDRERIMDALQGADMVFITAGMGGGTGTGAAPVVAQLAKEMGILTVAVVTKPFPFEGRRRMQVALKGIEELSQHCDSLITIPNEKLITVLGRNATMIQAFRAANDVLQGAVQGIADLIVRPGLINVDFADVRTVMSEMGLAMMGTGSARGDDRAQAAAEAAIQNPLLDDVNLAGANGILVNITAGPDFTMAEFDEIGRTIEAFASEDATVVVGTVLDPDMQDEVRVTVVATGLNRAVARQTQRPDQRAPIKLVRNATTGQPEFGDFETSGGDAVSKAVGGSMGLGLRRPSSDSVGSSNTNGGGSSAPAADLPNDYLDIPAFLRRQAD, from the coding sequence ATGGCACATTTTGAACTGATCGAAAAGATGGCTCCCAACGCGGTAATCAAGGTCGTTGGCGTGGGCGGCGGCGGCGGTAACGCGGTTGCACACATGGTCAACACCAACGTCGATGGCGTGGAATTCATCACCGCCAACACCGACTCGCAGGCCATCAAGAACTGCGGCGCCAAGTTGCAGCTGCAGCTCGGCACCAATGTCACCAAGGGCCTGGGCGCAGGCGCCAATCCGGAAGTCGGCCGTCAGGCCGCGCTGGAAGATCGCGAGCGCATCATGGACGCGCTGCAGGGTGCGGACATGGTGTTCATCACCGCCGGCATGGGCGGTGGCACCGGCACCGGTGCAGCGCCGGTGGTGGCGCAGCTGGCCAAGGAAATGGGCATCCTGACCGTGGCCGTGGTCACCAAGCCGTTCCCGTTCGAAGGCCGCCGCCGCATGCAGGTTGCGCTGAAGGGCATCGAGGAACTGAGCCAGCATTGCGATTCGCTGATCACCATCCCCAATGAAAAGCTGATCACCGTGCTCGGCCGCAACGCGACCATGATTCAGGCGTTCCGCGCTGCCAACGACGTGCTACAGGGCGCCGTGCAGGGCATCGCCGATCTGATCGTGCGTCCGGGTCTGATCAACGTCGACTTCGCTGACGTGCGCACCGTGATGTCGGAAATGGGCCTGGCCATGATGGGCACCGGGTCGGCACGCGGCGACGATCGCGCGCAGGCCGCTGCCGAAGCCGCCATCCAGAACCCGCTGCTGGACGATGTGAACCTGGCCGGTGCCAACGGCATCCTGGTCAACATCACCGCCGGCCCGGACTTCACCATGGCCGAGTTCGACGAGATCGGCCGCACCATCGAAGCGTTCGCTTCGGAAGATGCCACCGTGGTCGTCGGTACCGTGCTCGACCCGGACATGCAGGACGAAGTGCGCGTCACCGTGGTGGCCACTGGCCTGAACCGTGCGGTTGCACGTCAGACCCAGCGTCCGGACCAGCGCGCGCCGATCAAGCTGGTGCGCAACGCCACCACCGGCCAGCCGGAATTCGGCGATTTCGAAACCAGCGGTGGCGATGCGGTATCCAAGGCCGTTGGCGGCAGCATGGGCCTGGGCCTGCGTCGTCCCAGCAGCGACTCGGTCGGCAGCAGCAACACCAACGGCGGCGGTTCCTCTGCGCCGGCGGCAGACCTGCCCAACGACTACCTGGACATCCCGGCGTTCCTGCGCCGCCAGGCAGACTGA
- the ftsA gene encoding cell division protein FtsA has protein sequence MNRKGDKSLIVGLDIGTSKVVALVGEYSPGNPIEVIGIGSHESRGLKRGVVVDIESTVQSIQRAVEEAELMAGCEIRSVYASISGNHVQCKNSPGIVPIRDGEVTWSDLERVLDAAKAVAIPADQRILHAIPREYVLDDSQEGIRNPVGMTGVRLEVHAHLVVCAQSAAANITKCVQKCGLQVDDLVLSSLASSVAVLTADERELGVVLVDIGAGTTDLAVYVQGAICHTASLPIAGDHVTNDIAHMLRTPTPEAEQIKVRYACALAQLATAEESIQVPSVGDRPPRRMPRHALAQAVQGRYEEIFEMVQAELRRSGFEEMVRAGMVLTGGASKMEGVVELAEEMLQMPVRVGIPQHVTGLGEVVGNPVHASGVGLLLMGSQIEHPRRPSIPTGRAGSLFKKLKNWYRGEF, from the coding sequence ATGAACCGCAAAGGCGACAAATCCCTCATCGTTGGACTGGACATCGGCACCTCCAAGGTCGTCGCGCTGGTCGGCGAGTACTCGCCCGGCAATCCGATCGAAGTGATCGGCATCGGTTCGCATGAATCGCGCGGCCTCAAGCGCGGCGTGGTGGTGGATATCGAATCCACCGTGCAGTCGATCCAGCGTGCAGTGGAAGAAGCCGAGCTGATGGCCGGCTGCGAAATCCGCTCGGTGTACGCATCGATTTCCGGCAACCACGTGCAGTGCAAGAACTCGCCCGGCATCGTGCCGATCCGCGACGGCGAAGTGACCTGGAGCGATCTGGAGCGCGTGCTCGATGCGGCCAAAGCCGTGGCCATTCCTGCAGACCAACGCATCCTGCATGCGATCCCGCGCGAATACGTGCTGGACGATTCGCAGGAAGGTATCCGCAATCCGGTCGGCATGACCGGCGTGCGCCTGGAGGTGCATGCGCATCTGGTGGTGTGCGCGCAGTCGGCCGCGGCCAACATCACCAAGTGCGTGCAGAAGTGCGGCTTGCAGGTCGACGATCTGGTGCTGTCCTCGCTCGCATCGTCGGTGGCGGTATTGACTGCCGACGAGCGCGAACTGGGCGTGGTGCTGGTGGATATCGGTGCCGGCACCACCGACCTGGCCGTCTACGTGCAGGGCGCGATCTGCCACACCGCATCGCTACCGATCGCCGGCGACCACGTCACCAACGACATCGCGCACATGCTGCGCACGCCCACGCCGGAGGCCGAGCAGATCAAGGTGCGCTATGCCTGCGCACTGGCGCAACTGGCTACCGCCGAAGAAAGCATCCAGGTGCCATCGGTCGGCGATCGCCCGCCGCGTCGCATGCCACGGCATGCGCTCGCGCAGGCAGTACAGGGCCGTTACGAAGAAATTTTCGAAATGGTGCAGGCCGAATTGCGCCGCTCCGGTTTCGAGGAGATGGTGCGCGCCGGCATGGTGCTCACCGGTGGCGCGTCGAAGATGGAAGGCGTGGTCGAACTGGCCGAGGAAATGCTGCAGATGCCGGTGCGCGTGGGCATTCCCCAGCACGTCACCGGCCTGGGCGAAGTCGTCGGCAACCCGGTGCACGCCTCCGGCGTGGGCCTGTTGCTGATGGGCAGCCAGATCGAACACCCGCGTCGTCCGTCGATCCCGACCGGACGTGCCGGGAGTTTGTTCAAGAAATTGAAGAACTGGTATCGCGGCGAATTCTGA
- a CDS encoding cell division protein FtsQ/DivIB, which yields MNATLRILAWLIAVTLVALPVVAVLNGWVGAERWPLARLRVSGDFKRVPAEELRAVVLPYARSGFFAVKLQNAQDAIARLPWVESAQVRKRWPDVLEVRVTEHKPFARWGTDRMLSEQGRLFRTPPLLKDFKLPQLGGPDSKTQDVVALYNESRALFAPTGLDVERLEMDARGSWSLGLSNGVQIVIGRDDARARLQRFARVLPQLADPQRPIARADLRYTNGFTVERRMESGESGMDKNHKPVSPAAPHTLVLNSLRLRTPLLTIPHSPFAIPGFKT from the coding sequence ATGAACGCCACCCTGCGCATCCTGGCCTGGTTGATCGCGGTGACGCTGGTCGCGTTGCCTGTGGTGGCCGTGCTCAATGGCTGGGTCGGCGCCGAGCGTTGGCCGTTGGCGCGGTTGCGGGTCTCCGGCGACTTCAAGCGGGTGCCTGCCGAAGAGCTGCGTGCGGTGGTGCTGCCGTATGCGCGCTCGGGTTTTTTCGCAGTGAAATTGCAGAACGCGCAGGACGCCATCGCACGGTTGCCGTGGGTGGAAAGTGCACAGGTGCGCAAGCGTTGGCCGGACGTGCTGGAAGTGCGCGTCACCGAGCACAAGCCGTTCGCGCGCTGGGGCACCGACCGCATGTTGTCCGAGCAGGGCAGGCTGTTCCGCACCCCGCCGTTGTTGAAGGACTTCAAGCTGCCGCAACTCGGTGGCCCGGACAGCAAGACGCAGGACGTGGTGGCGCTGTACAACGAATCGCGCGCGCTGTTCGCCCCGACCGGACTGGATGTGGAGCGTCTGGAAATGGACGCACGTGGCAGCTGGTCGCTGGGTCTGAGCAACGGCGTACAGATCGTGATCGGCCGCGACGATGCGCGCGCACGCCTGCAGCGCTTCGCCCGCGTATTGCCGCAGCTGGCCGACCCGCAACGCCCGATCGCCCGCGCCGACCTGCGCTACACCAATGGCTTTACGGTCGAACGGCGAATGGAGAGTGGGGAATCGGGAATGGATAAAAACCACAAGCCGGTGTCGCCTGCTGCGCCGCACACGCTGGTCCTGAATTCTCTACGCCTCCGTACACCGCTGTTGACCATTCCCCATTCCCCATTCGCTATTCCCGGCTTTAAGACATGA
- a CDS encoding D-alanine--D-alanine ligase — MSATVANVRGTDPAAFGRVAVLLGGTSSEREVSLNSGNNVLDALRARGVDAQPVDGIPALAQALVEQRFDRVFNVLHGHNGGGEDGIVQGLMEAFKVPYTGSNVLGSALSMDKIRTKQVWLSLGLSTPRYARLAAGASADQIHAAAQQIGLPVIVKPANEGSSVGISRVFDQAQLEEAVVLAARYDGALLMEQLIEGDELTVAVLGEVALPSIRIVPKGQWYDYNAKYVADDTQYLCPGLEGDAETQLRQLALDAFRAAGARGWGRVDVMRDRASGQLYLLEVNTAPGMTSHSLVPKAARQLGIDFEELVWRVLEQTL, encoded by the coding sequence ATGAGCGCGACGGTCGCCAACGTGCGCGGCACCGATCCGGCCGCGTTCGGTCGCGTTGCCGTGCTGCTCGGCGGCACCTCGTCCGAGCGCGAAGTGTCGTTGAACTCCGGCAACAACGTGCTCGATGCACTGCGCGCGCGCGGTGTCGATGCACAGCCGGTCGATGGCATTCCGGCATTGGCGCAGGCACTGGTCGAGCAGCGCTTCGACCGCGTCTTCAACGTGCTGCACGGCCATAACGGAGGCGGCGAAGACGGCATCGTGCAAGGCCTGATGGAAGCGTTCAAGGTGCCGTACACCGGCTCCAACGTGCTTGGCTCGGCGCTGAGCATGGACAAGATCCGCACCAAGCAGGTGTGGCTGTCGCTGGGCCTGTCCACACCGCGCTATGCGCGTCTGGCGGCCGGCGCCAGCGCCGATCAAATTCATGCCGCCGCACAGCAGATCGGCCTGCCGGTCATCGTCAAGCCAGCCAACGAAGGCTCCAGCGTCGGCATCAGCCGCGTGTTCGACCAGGCCCAGCTCGAAGAAGCCGTGGTGCTGGCGGCGCGATACGACGGCGCGCTGCTGATGGAGCAGCTGATCGAAGGCGACGAACTCACCGTGGCCGTGCTCGGCGAAGTTGCGCTGCCGTCGATCCGCATCGTGCCCAAGGGCCAGTGGTACGACTACAACGCCAAGTACGTGGCCGACGACACCCAGTACCTGTGCCCGGGCCTGGAAGGCGATGCCGAAACGCAACTCCGCCAGCTCGCACTCGACGCTTTCCGCGCCGCCGGCGCCCGCGGCTGGGGCCGCGTGGACGTGATGCGCGACCGCGCCAGCGGCCAGCTGTATCTGCTTGAAGTGAACACCGCTCCGGGCATGACCAGCCACTCGCTGGTGCCCAAGGCCGCGCGTCAGCTCGGTATCGATTTCGAAGAACTGGTCTGGCGCGTGCTGGAGCAGACGCTATGA
- the murC gene encoding UDP-N-acetylmuramate--L-alanine ligase, with the protein MIRRLQDSGDLVRAFPRVHFVGIGGTGMSGIAEVMLTLGYEVSGSDNSDNAATRRLTKLGARVMRGHSAANVLGTDCVVVSSAIREDNPELMEARSQRIPIMPRAAMLAELMRFRRGIAVAGTHGKTTTTSLAAAVLSEGGLDPTFVIGGQLLAAGANAKLGGGQWLVAEADESDGSFLRLNPLMAVITNIDSDHLENYGNDFSRIQAAFAEFLQRLPFYGLALLCIDDPEVAALASKTPRHVMSYGMSENADVRAEDVVQDGPRMRFTLRLPEGTTTPVTLALPGRHNVLNALAAAAIGWQLGVAPETIARALENFAGIGRRFNDLGEVTTSTGARVRVVDDYGHHPRELEAVFAAARGGWPDKRLVVAFQPHRYSRTRDQFDAFAAVLSTVDALVLSEVYPAGEAPIPGADSRALARAIRARGRSEPVVVGQISGLAEVLPDVLQDGDLLLMMGAGDIGYVAQHIINNGFTGAAA; encoded by the coding sequence GTGATCCGCCGTCTGCAAGACAGCGGCGATCTGGTGCGTGCATTTCCGCGCGTGCATTTCGTCGGTATCGGCGGCACCGGCATGAGCGGTATCGCCGAGGTGATGCTGACGCTGGGCTATGAAGTCTCCGGTTCTGACAACTCCGATAACGCGGCGACGCGTCGGCTGACCAAGCTGGGTGCGCGCGTGATGCGCGGCCATTCGGCGGCCAATGTGCTCGGCACCGATTGCGTGGTGGTGTCCAGCGCGATCCGCGAAGACAACCCCGAGCTGATGGAAGCGCGCAGCCAGCGCATTCCGATCATGCCGCGTGCAGCGATGCTGGCCGAGTTGATGCGTTTCCGCCGCGGCATCGCAGTGGCCGGCACGCATGGCAAGACCACCACCACCAGCCTGGCGGCGGCCGTGCTGAGCGAAGGCGGGCTGGACCCGACCTTCGTCATCGGCGGGCAGTTGCTGGCCGCCGGTGCCAACGCAAAACTCGGAGGCGGCCAGTGGCTGGTTGCCGAAGCCGACGAGAGCGATGGCAGCTTCCTGCGTTTGAATCCGTTGATGGCGGTGATCACCAATATCGATTCGGATCACCTGGAAAACTACGGCAACGATTTCTCGCGCATCCAGGCGGCATTCGCAGAATTCCTGCAGCGCCTGCCGTTCTACGGTCTGGCCCTGCTGTGCATCGACGACCCGGAAGTGGCTGCACTGGCCAGCAAGACGCCGCGCCACGTGATGAGCTACGGCATGAGCGAAAACGCCGACGTGCGCGCCGAAGATGTGGTGCAGGACGGCCCGCGCATGCGCTTCACGCTGCGCCTGCCCGAGGGCACCACCACACCGGTGACGCTCGCACTGCCGGGCCGTCACAACGTGCTCAATGCACTGGCAGCAGCGGCGATCGGTTGGCAATTGGGCGTGGCGCCGGAAACCATTGCGCGTGCGCTGGAAAACTTCGCTGGCATCGGCCGTCGCTTCAACGATCTGGGCGAAGTCACCACCAGCACCGGTGCACGCGTGCGCGTGGTCGACGATTACGGCCACCATCCGCGCGAGCTGGAAGCGGTGTTCGCCGCAGCCCGCGGTGGCTGGCCGGACAAGCGTCTGGTGGTCGCATTCCAGCCGCATCGTTACAGCCGTACCCGCGATCAGTTCGATGCCTTTGCCGCGGTGTTGAGTACCGTCGATGCGCTGGTGTTGAGCGAGGTCTACCCGGCCGGCGAAGCGCCGATTCCCGGCGCCGATTCGCGTGCGTTGGCGCGTGCCATCCGTGCGCGCGGCCGCAGCGAGCCAGTGGTGGTCGGCCAGATTTCGGGCCTGGCCGAAGTGTTGCCGGACGTGCTGCAGGACGGCGATCTGTTGCTGATGATGGGTGCCGGCGATATCGGTTACGTGGCCCAGCACATCATCAATAACGGCTTCACCGGAGCGGCTGCATGA
- the murG gene encoding undecaprenyldiphospho-muramoylpentapeptide beta-N-acetylglucosaminyltransferase produces MILAGGTGGHIFPGLAVAKVLRARGVPVTWLGADGAMETRLVPQHDIQLDTLAITGLRGKGIVKLLGAPVRVMRAVRAAGFVLRKRQPRAVISFGGFAAGPGGLAARLLGVPLLVHEQNRAPGMTNKVLSRFARRVLTGFPGSFAGEEAVGNPVRAEIAALPVPALRLVGRGGPVRMLVLGGSQGARALNQAVPAALAALGHPDVEVRHQCGEKLRAEAEASYAQAGVNASVEPFIADMAAAYAWADLVVCRAGASTLAELCAAGIGSVLVPFAAAVDDHQTRNAEYLVGADAAVLLKQDDTLAVRLQQVLQTLLADPARRLSMAQAARTLAKPDAAERIADIILQEAGNGESGMGNGQSSEHLQEHKLMHADKRTDQVSVAAGAPLHTISDFRFPICTSAGGAA; encoded by the coding sequence ATGATCCTTGCTGGCGGCACCGGTGGGCATATCTTCCCGGGCCTGGCCGTGGCCAAGGTGCTGCGCGCGCGTGGCGTGCCGGTGACCTGGCTCGGCGCCGATGGCGCGATGGAAACCCGCCTGGTGCCGCAGCACGATATCCAGCTCGACACGCTGGCCATCACCGGGCTGCGCGGCAAAGGCATCGTGAAACTTCTCGGCGCGCCGGTACGGGTGATGCGCGCGGTGCGCGCCGCCGGCTTCGTACTGCGCAAGCGCCAGCCGCGTGCGGTGATCAGCTTCGGCGGATTTGCGGCCGGCCCGGGCGGCCTGGCTGCACGTCTGCTCGGCGTGCCGTTGCTGGTGCACGAACAAAATCGCGCGCCCGGCATGACCAACAAGGTGTTGTCGCGTTTCGCGCGTCGCGTGTTGACCGGTTTTCCGGGCAGCTTCGCTGGCGAAGAAGCGGTGGGCAATCCGGTGCGTGCGGAAATCGCCGCGCTCCCCGTGCCGGCTCTGCGCCTGGTCGGTCGTGGTGGCCCGGTACGCATGCTGGTCCTCGGCGGCAGCCAGGGTGCACGCGCATTGAATCAAGCCGTGCCGGCGGCACTGGCGGCACTCGGTCACCCGGATGTCGAGGTGCGTCATCAGTGCGGCGAAAAGCTGCGCGCCGAAGCCGAAGCCTCATACGCGCAGGCCGGCGTCAACGCCAGTGTCGAACCCTTTATCGCCGACATGGCGGCTGCCTACGCCTGGGCCGATCTGGTCGTGTGCCGTGCCGGTGCCTCCACGCTGGCCGAACTGTGCGCCGCCGGTATCGGCAGCGTGCTGGTGCCCTTCGCCGCCGCCGTCGACGATCACCAGACCCGCAATGCCGAATACCTGGTCGGCGCCGATGCCGCCGTGCTGCTCAAGCAGGACGACACCCTGGCAGTGCGTCTGCAGCAGGTCTTGCAGACCTTGCTCGCCGACCCCGCGCGCCGCCTGTCGATGGCGCAAGCCGCCCGCACCCTGGCCAAACCCGACGCCGCCGAACGCATCGCCGACATCATTCTTCAAGAGGCCGGGAATGGTGAGTCGGGAATGGGGAATGGGCAGAGCTCAGAACACTTGCAGGAACACAAATTGATGCACGCAGACAAGCGCACCGACCAAGTATCCGTCGCCGCTGGCGCTCCGCTCCACACGATTTCCGATTTCCGATTCCCGATTTGCACCTCCGCAGGAGGTGCCGCGTGA
- the ftsW gene encoding putative lipid II flippase FtsW, translating into MNDNARQATRLEAIGGRYDPWLLGAAATLASLGVVMVASSSIELSDNPFYYLTRHLLFLGIGVGLAFWAMRTELKTIEQYNQVLLLACFGLLMVVFVPGLGSSVNGAKRWINLGVSKFQTVEAVKVLYIVWLSSYLVRFRDEVNATWPAMLKPLGVAIALVGLLLMQPDFGSSTLLLAITAGMLVLGGVNLPRMSMPIVFGLPVFAFIAILEPYRLRRITSFLDPWADQLGSGYQLSNALMAVGRGQWTGVGLGASVQKLNYLPEAHTDFIFSVIAEELGFVGVCGVISLYALLVGRAFWLGMRCVEMKRHFSGYIAFGIGLWISLQSFVSVGVNLGILPTKGLTLPLISSGGSSVLMTCVAMGLLLRVSYEMDRAERLRSKLSPQGAGAPSAEPAEPVVDSVPPAYAPARKPQRDTVAAAAPAPAPVAAASVAPASAILRGTSRMQPRVEPTFGRIA; encoded by the coding sequence ATGAACGATAACGCGCGTCAAGCCACTCGACTCGAGGCCATCGGCGGCCGCTACGACCCGTGGCTGCTCGGTGCCGCGGCCACGCTCGCCTCGCTGGGCGTGGTGATGGTGGCGTCCAGCTCGATCGAACTGTCCGACAACCCGTTCTATTACCTCACCCGCCATCTGCTGTTTCTGGGCATCGGCGTTGGCCTGGCGTTCTGGGCAATGCGGACCGAGCTCAAGACCATCGAGCAGTACAACCAGGTGCTGCTGCTGGCCTGTTTCGGCCTGCTGATGGTGGTGTTCGTGCCCGGCCTGGGCAGCAGCGTCAATGGCGCCAAACGCTGGATCAATCTGGGCGTGTCGAAATTCCAGACCGTGGAAGCGGTCAAGGTGCTCTACATCGTGTGGCTGTCCAGCTACCTGGTGCGCTTTCGCGATGAGGTCAACGCGACCTGGCCGGCGATGCTCAAGCCGCTGGGCGTTGCGATCGCACTGGTCGGCCTGCTGCTGATGCAGCCGGACTTCGGCTCGTCCACGCTGTTGCTGGCGATCACCGCCGGCATGCTGGTGCTGGGCGGGGTGAACCTGCCGCGCATGTCGATGCCGATCGTGTTCGGCCTGCCGGTGTTCGCCTTCATCGCGATCCTGGAGCCGTACCGCCTGCGCCGTATCACCTCGTTCCTGGATCCTTGGGCTGACCAGCTCGGCTCCGGCTACCAGTTGTCGAACGCCTTGATGGCGGTCGGCCGCGGCCAGTGGACCGGCGTTGGTCTGGGCGCCTCGGTGCAAAAGCTCAACTACCTGCCCGAAGCGCATACCGATTTCATCTTTTCGGTGATTGCCGAAGAGCTCGGGTTTGTCGGCGTGTGCGGGGTGATCTCGCTGTACGCGCTACTGGTCGGCCGCGCGTTCTGGCTGGGAATGCGCTGCGTGGAAATGAAGCGCCACTTCTCCGGCTACATCGCCTTCGGCATCGGTCTGTGGATCAGCCTGCAGAGCTTCGTTTCGGTGGGCGTGAATCTGGGCATCCTGCCGACCAAGGGCCTGACCCTGCCGCTGATTTCCTCCGGCGGTTCGTCGGTGCTGATGACCTGCGTGGCGATGGGCTTGTTGTTGCGCGTGTCCTACGAAATGGATCGCGCCGAGCGCCTGCGCAGCAAGTTGTCGCCGCAGGGTGCGGGCGCGCCGTCGGCGGAGCCGGCCGAGCCGGTGGTCGACTCAGTGCCGCCGGCGTATGCGCCAGCGCGCAAACCGCAGCGCGATACCGTGGCTGCCGCTGCGCCCGCACCCGCACCGGTCGCTGCAGCATCGGTGGCGCCGGCATCGGCCATTCTGCGCGGCACCAGCCGCATGCAGCCGCGTGTGGAACCGACGTTCGGGAGAATCGCGTGA